The DNA segment GGAAGAGCTGCAGGCCGAGATCCAGCGGCTGGTGGACAGCGGCGTTAGCATCCTTATTACGGACCACAATGTCGAGCGGACGCTGGAAGTGGCGGACAAGGCGTATATCATGGACCACGGCAAGGTGATCGCGGAGGGCACGCCCAAGCAGATCATCCAGGACGAGCTGGTTCGCAAGAGCTATTTGGGGCACACGTTCCGCGGCGACGAATTTGACGACAGGGAATACAGCGAGGTGAGATAATGGTTGACGTGCAGAGCTGTGAGTTAACGAAATATCCGGCAGGCGTACTGGGCGAGAAGGCCAAGCCGGTCGAGGAGATTAACGATAACATCCGCCAGCTTGCCGAGAAGATGGTCGACATCATGATCGAGAGCAAGGGCGTCGGGCTGGCCGGTCCGCAGGCGGGTGTGAATCTGCGTATATTCGTGGCGAGCGAGGACGGTACGCGGGACAAGTCGAAGGTCTATATCAATCCGGAGATCGAGCTTTCGGGCAAGGTGATCGCGGATGAGGAGGGCTGTCTGTCGCTGCCGGGGATATATGCTAAGATGCGGCGGTACGAAAAGGCGACCGTGACCGCGACGGACCTGCAGGGCAACAGATTCACCGAGACGGGCGAGGGGCTCAAGGCGAGGATATTCCAGCATGAGTGTGATCACCTGGACGGGACGATGATCAAGGACAAGCTCAACCGCGTGCAGATGA comes from the Anaerohalosphaera lusitana genome and includes:
- the def gene encoding peptide deformylase; protein product: MVDVQSCELTKYPAGVLGEKAKPVEEINDNIRQLAEKMVDIMIESKGVGLAGPQAGVNLRIFVASEDGTRDKSKVYINPEIELSGKVIADEEGCLSLPGIYAKMRRYEKATVTATDLQGNRFTETGEGLKARIFQHECDHLDGTMIKDKLNRVQMISAKKKLKRLEEDYSE